TGGGGCGTCAGCACAACCCCTTCGACGCCGCGCAGCGGGCTGTCGCCGGGCAGCGGCTCGTGCGCGTACACGTCCAGCGCGGCGCCGCCCAGGTGGCCGTCCTGGAGCGCGGCGAGGAGCGCATCCTCATCCACCACCCCCCCACGTGCGGCGTTGATCAGGAACGAGCCCTGCTTCATGCGGCGCAGCGCCGCGTCGTCGATCAGGTTCTCCGTGGCTTCGGTCAGAGGAACGTGCAGCGAGAGGACGTCGGCCTCTTCCAGCACGGTCTCCAGCGGCGCCACGACGAGCCCGAGGGTGTCCGCACGCTCGTCCGAAAGGTAGGGATCGTACGCCATGATGCGCATGCCGAACGCGCGCGCGCGCCGGGCCACCTCGGCTCCGATTCTACCGGCGCCCACCAGCCCCAGCGTCTTGCCGTGCAGCTCCATGCCGCGGAAGGTTTTGCGGTCCCAGGTGCCTGCGCGCATCGACCGGTCGGCCGACGGGATCCTGCGCGCCAACGAAAGCAGGAGGGCGAACGTCAGCTCGGCGGCGGACGTCGTGTTCCCGGACGGCGCGTTCAGCACCGCCACCCCGCGTTCGGTCGCGGCGTCGATGTCGATGTTGTCCACGCCCACGCCCGCGCGGCCTATCACCCTCAGGTTGGGCGCCGCCTCGATCAGCTCTCGCGTCAGCTTGGTGCCGCTGCGGACGATGATCGCGTCGACCTCCTCGAGTTGGGGCGCGAGATCCCCTTCCTCACGCTGCACCAACTCGAAGCGCTCGTCGGCCATCAGCGGCGTCAGCCCCTCGTCGGATATCGGGTCGGCGAGGAGTACACGGAAGCGGGCCGTCCGCGCGGCGTCGGGATGCGGTTCCAGGTCCGGCGCGATGGTAGCGCTCATCGGCGTAGCACCTCCTCCAGGACCCCCAGCAGGGTCTCGAGCTCGGCCACCGTGTGGTCTCCCATGTGGCCTATCCGAAACATCTCTTCCTTCAGCTTGCCGTATCCGGGCGCGACCGTGAAGCCGCGCGCGGCCAGCGCCTCCTGAATCTCGGGCCCGGACCACCCCGGAGGGGGACGCAGGCACGTGACCGTCGGCGACCGAAAGCCTTCGGGGGCGACGACCTCCAGGGGTATGCCTCGGTCGCGCGCGGCGTCGACCCACGCATAGAGCGTGGTGGCCATGTCCCGGTGGCGGCCGACGCGGCCAGCGACGGTCTCGGACTCGATCGCGTCCAACTGCGTCGCCAGCGCGTACAGCAGCGACATGGCAGGGGTGGTGGGCGTCTGGTTCTTCTCTAGGTTCTTCTCGAACGCCAGGAAGTCGAAGTAGAGCCCCCGGCGCGGGTTGTCTCCGGCGCGCGCCAGGAGCGACTCCTGGGCGACCCCGAAGGCGAGCCCGGGCGGCAACGCCAGCGCCTTCTGCGAGCCCGTCAGAATGAAGTCGATGTCCCAGTCGTCCGCCCGAATCTCCATCCCGGCCACCGACGTAACGCCGTCCACCAGAACCGCCACGTCACCCGCCTCGTGCGCCACCGCGGCTATCTCACGAACCGGATTCAGGACCCCGGTGGACGTCTCGCAGTGGACGACGGTGACGGCGTCGTAGCCGCCCCCGCTAAGCGCCTCGGCGACCCGGTCGGGATCATGCGCGTCGCCCCACTCCACGACCAGCTCATCGGCCTCCAGGCCGCACGCCCGCGCGATCTTCACGAAGCGTTCGCTGAAGGCGCCGTTCACGAGGCACAGCACGCGGGCTCGCGCGCCGTTGCGGAT
The nucleotide sequence above comes from Gemmatimonadota bacterium. Encoded proteins:
- the serA gene encoding phosphoglycerate dehydrogenase; protein product: MSATIAPDLEPHPDAARTARFRVLLADPISDEGLTPLMADERFELVQREEGDLAPQLEEVDAIIVRSGTKLTRELIEAAPNLRVIGRAGVGVDNIDIDAATERGVAVLNAPSGNTTSAAELTFALLLSLARRIPSADRSMRAGTWDRKTFRGMELHGKTLGLVGAGRIGAEVARRARAFGMRIMAYDPYLSDERADTLGLVVAPLETVLEEADVLSLHVPLTEATENLIDDAALRRMKQGSFLINAARGGVVDEDALLAALQDGHLGGAALDVYAHEPLPGDSPLRGVEGVVLTPHLGAATREAQRNVAQEIAGAVRAALVNGDLSRAVNAPALSGDEMRRLQPTLRLAFALGRLASSMCSGRFRDIEVCVAGASERASRPVTARGVEGALSRIVGRGAINLVNAIHLAEARGIEVRRVTTSAPPDVSGQVQVRLGRATDCFGGSPHGLRVQGSILAGDHVRLSRIGDYRINVVAEGSLVVLRNRDVPGVIGQVGTVLGDAGANIAEYHQSRQGDGGEALAVISLEGPVSSDTMEALRALPDVLDARQAQLT
- a CDS encoding alanine--glyoxylate aminotransferase family protein produces the protein MSSADGFGRFFLPGPTEVRPEILRAQIGPMIGHRTRATEAVVERLQRGLRPLFGTARPVYIAPSSATGLMEAAIRNGARARVLCLVNGAFSERFVKIARACGLEADELVVEWGDAHDPDRVAEALSGGGYDAVTVVHCETSTGVLNPVREIAAVAHEAGDVAVLVDGVTSVAGMEIRADDWDIDFILTGSQKALALPPGLAFGVAQESLLARAGDNPRRGLYFDFLAFEKNLEKNQTPTTPAMSLLYALATQLDAIESETVAGRVGRHRDMATTLYAWVDAARDRGIPLEVVAPEGFRSPTVTCLRPPPGWSGPEIQEALAARGFTVAPGYGKLKEEMFRIGHMGDHTVAELETLLGVLEEVLRR